A genomic region of Amblyraja radiata isolate CabotCenter1 chromosome 16, sAmbRad1.1.pri, whole genome shotgun sequence contains the following coding sequences:
- the LOC116981861 gene encoding uncharacterized protein LOC116981861 — MCVDKKPLFLNVILEILGHSDRLAVLDEMLDPIMDDLQPDFQVLDQAEEDNRACVEKMLDLLGIKKEDAPGETLALTPESEGIIRAINTLIQSLSEMDPKTLILLASSVKAEIISKQLKLVTIIDDRWSGTPQYQCDPLEVKEDLEKVLITQFTDEEFEITQHLLEEFGFQLDRESASVLRIMNRKQGDVLALYAALYALNALCD; from the exons ATGTGTGTGGACAAGAAGCCACTGTTCCTCAACGTGATCCTTGAAATTCTTGGGCACAGTGATAGACTTGCAGTTCTTGATGAAATG CTGGACCCGATTATGGATGATCTGCAGCCTGACTTCCAAGTGCTGGATCAGGCGGAGGAAGATAACAGAGCGTGCGTGGAGAAGATGTTGGATCTTCTGGGAATTAAGAAGGAAGATGCACCAGGAGAAACCCTCGCTCTCACCCCAGAGTCCGAAGGGATCATCCGGGCGATAAACACTCTCATCCAGTCACTCAGCG AGATGGATCCTAAAACTTTAATCCTGTTGGCAAGCagtgttaaggcagagattataTCCAAACAGCTAAAGCTG GTGACAATAATTGATGACAGATGGTCGGGGACTCCTCAATATCAATGTGACCCCCTGGAGGTTAAGGAAGACCTTGAGAAGGTTCTGATCACTCAGTTCACGGACGAGGAGTTTGAAATAACTCAGCATCTGCTGGAAGAGTTTGGATTTCAACTGGACAGAGAAAGTGCTTCGGTTTTGCGCATTATGAACCGAAAACAAGGAGACGTACTTGCTCTCTATGCTGCTCTGTATGCTCTCAATGCGTTATGTGACTGA